Genomic DNA from Streptomyces diastaticus subsp. diastaticus:
ACGATCTGCCCCGGGTCGTCCGGGCCGGCCGCCACATCGCCCGCACCCGCCGCTACATCCGCAACTACGCCCACGAGATCGAGCCGGACGAACTGGTCGCCCACGTCGGCCGGGAGGCGCGGCGCGGCGACGGCTGGGTCAAGCTGGTCGGCGACTGGATCGACCGGGGCGTGGGGGACCTGACGCCCTGCTGGCCCCGTGAGGCGGTCGAGGCGGCCATCGCCGAGGCGCACCGGCTCGGCGCCCGGGTCACCGCGCACTGCTTCGCCGAGGACTCGCTGCGCGACCTGGTCGAGGCGGGCATCGACTGCGTCGAGCACGCCACCGGCCTGACCGAGGACACCATCCCGCTCTTCGCCGAACGCGGGGTCGCCATCGTGCCGACCCTGGTCAACATCGCCACCTTCCCCGACCTCGCGGCGGGCGGCGAGGCGAAGTTCCCCGACTGGTCGGCCCACATGCGACGGCTGTACGAGCGCCGGTACGACACGGTCCGCGCCGCCTGGGACGCCGGCATCCCCGTCTTCGTCGGCACCGACGCGGGCGGCAGCCTCCCGCACGGCCTGGTCGCCGCCGAGGTCGCCGAACTGGTGACCGCCGGCATCCCGCCGCTCGACGCGCTCTCCGCCACGGCGTGGGGTGCCCGCGAATGGCTCGGCCGCCCGGGACTGTCCGAGGGCGCCCCGGGCGACCTGGTGGTCTACGCGAGCGACCCGCGCGCCGACGTCCGGGTGCTGGCGGCGCCGCGCCGGGTGGTGATCGGCGGCAAGGTCGTCGCCTGAGCCCGCGTGAGGTGTTGACGGGCCGTTACCGGGGCCGGGGCGGCGTCGTTGTGCTCCGGCCCCGATGAAGGACCCGCGCCCGCGTACGCCCTCCGGGGGCCGCGAGGTGGCGTGGAGGGTGACGTCGAGGGAACGGCCGTGCCGGTCGGTTCGAACATCTGCGCCAAAACCCCCCTTTGGAGTGAACTCACTCCAGGTCGTCACCCATTCACCCACAGTGCGTAAAGATTCCGGCAACGACGTCGTCGGCGGCCGCCTGTCCCCAAGCGCGGCCCTCGACGGCTCCATGTCTCTGTGGGGGTTTCACCATCTTGAACAGCACCAACTTCCGCATGCCCGCCCGCCGTCTGGTGGCCGCCTCGGCGGCCGGACTGCTCGCCGCGGCACCGCTCGCCGTCGCCTCGGCCGGCACGGCCCACGCCACCGGCGACCACGGGCGGGCGGACGCGGTCGTCCTGCGCACCGGCCTCGACGTCTCGCTGCTCAACAAGACCGTCAACGTGCCGCTGAAGGTCGCGCTCAACGAGGTCCACGCGCCGCAGACCGCCGAGAAGACGGCGCTGGACGCCGAGCTCTCCGGCGTCAACGACGGTGAGCCGTTCAGCGTGCTCAGCGCCCAGGTCGCCGAGGCGAAGGCCACCGTCGACGCCCGCAAGGCGGAGGGGCACACCACGCTGGCCCACGCCAAGGTGCACCTGCCGGGCCTGCCCGCCCTGCCGCTGCTGGAGGTCGAGAAGGTCACCTCCACCGCGCTGTGCGAGGCCGGGAAGAAGCCGGTCGCCGAGGCGAACGTGCTCGGCCAGGTCGTCGTCCTCGGCAAGCGGGTCGGCCTCACCGCGGGCGGCACCACCGAGGTCAAGGTCCCCGGCGTCGGCGAGGTCACCCTCGACCTCTCCGAGCGGCACACCACCACCTCGACCGCCGCGGCCACCGCCCTGGAACTGAAGGTCTCCGTCAACCCGCTCAAGCTGGGCGTCGCGGAGGTCGACGGCACCGTCACCCTCGGCGGAGCCACCTGTGAGGCCCCGGCCGCCCCGGCGCCCGCGCCCGAGGAGGAGGAGCCCGCCGAGGAGCCCGCCGCCGAGGAGCAGGCCGACAAGCCGGCCGACGGCTCCCGCACCGAGCAGGTGAAGACCGACGACGGGATCAGCACCCAGACCGGCAAGGCCCCCGCCACCGAGAACCTCGCCGAGACCGGCGGCAGCTCCATGACGCCCTACCTCGCGGGCGGCGCCGTCCTCCTGCTCGCCGCGGGCGGTGGCGCCGTCGCCCTGACCCGCCGCAAGCGCGCCTGATCGGACCCCGCCGCACGGCTGCCCGGGGGTGCGCCGTGCGGCGGGGGAGGCCGGACGCGGGGAAGGGACGGCGTCCGGCCGTACGGACGGGCGGGAGCGGGGCGCGTGGGGCGCCCCGCTCCCGTACCGGAGGGGACGGCCGCGTGGGGCGGCCGTCCCCTTTCTCCGGTGCCGGACGGCTGTCGGTCGCGGCGGCGAACCGCGGGACGGAGGGTGCGGCCGGCGGTCACCCCGGCCCCCTCGGGCAGCACCCGACCGGCCCGGCTGAACACCTCTGCCCGTGCCGGGGAGGGCGGGAGCGGACAGGCCGAGACCGTGGGGAGGCGGCCGGCGTGGCCGCTCCCGCTCATCGCGTAGCGCCGCCCGACGACCGCACTTCGGTGCACCACGGTGACCGTACGAGTTCCGTACCCCCACCGCGGGTCCGGCACGTGGCGTCGTGTCCGGGGAGGAGACCTCAGCACCCGCCGGAAACGGCGCGCCCACCCCGCCCGCGGCCTCCGCGGCCACCGGCCGGCCGCGGCGGCGCCCGCCGACCGAGGCGAACACGCCGCCGGGCTCCGGCGGCGCGGCGATGCGTGACCACGGGCCCCCGGCTCGGTCCGGTGGAGTGTGGCTGTCGCGTGGACGAGCCCTTGTCGCGTCCCTGGCCGCCGATCCTCGGACGCGGCTCGGTCGGTCCGGACCTCCGTCGGCCCGTGCTCACGCGGCTCGGCCGGCACGGCCGCGTCGGGTTCGGCGGCGGTGACCACGACCCCTGCCCGGCGCGCCGACGGGTGGCTTCGCCCGTTCCGGCGCTCCGGAGCGGTGCGGACCGGCCGGCCGGGCCGGACCAGGAACGACGCGGAACTCCGCGGGGCGTCCCGGCCCGAACCGCTCCCGCGTCTCTGCCCCGGCCCCGCGACTGCCCGCACGCGCCGTGCGGGTTCTCGGCCTCGCGATCAGGCGGCGACTTCGTGGCCCGCGGTTCGCCCCGCACCCCGGACCGTGCCGCCCGGACCTCCGGGGCGGCGATCACCGCCGACCGTCCCGGCGCGGGGGAATCCGGGTGTTCCGCCCCAGTCGGCCTCAGCCCCGCCGGGCCAGCGCCAGGTCCAGCGCCTCCAGGAACGCCTCCGTCGTCCCGGCGTCCCGCACCGCCAGCCGGAGCCACCGCGGCCCCAGGCCCGGAAAGGTGTCGCCCCGGCGGACCGCGAAGCCGAGGGCGCGGAGTTCCTCGCGGACGGCAGCCGCACCCTCCACCGCCATCAGGACGAAGGGGGCCTCGGCCGGGCCCGCGACGCGTACGCCCGCGTCCGCCCGCTTCTCCAGGCCCGCCACCAGCAACTCCCGGTCGGCCGCGACCCGCCGGGCGGCCTCCTGGGCCTCCGCCAGCGCGGGCGGTGAGACACACGCCTCGGCGGCGGTCAGGGCCGGGGTGGAGACCGGCCACAGGGGCTGGGCCGAGGCGAGCCGCGTGATCAGTGCGGGGTCGGCGAGGACGTAGCCGATGCGCAGGCCCGCCAGGCCCCAGGTCTTGGTGAGGCTGCGCAGCACCACCAGGCCGGGGAGGTCGCACCGGCCCGCCAGGGCCTCCCGCTCGCCCGGCACCGCGTCCATGAACGCCTCGTCCACGACGAGTACGCGCCCCGGCCGGGCGAGTCCGGCCAGTACCCGTGCCGGGTGCAGCACGGAGGTGGGGTTGGTGGGGTTGCCGACGACCACCAGGTCGGCGTCGTCGGGGACGGCGGCCGCGTCCAGCCGGAAGCCGTCGGCCTCCCGCAGCAGCACCCGGCCCACCTGGTGCCCGGCGTCCCGCAGCGCCGCCTCGGGCTCGGTGAACTGCGGGTGCACCACGACGGGCCGGTGTACCCGCAGGGCCCGCGCCAGCAGGACGAACGCCTCCGCGGCGCCGGAGGTGAGC
This window encodes:
- a CDS encoding SCO1860 family LAETG-anchored protein, whose translation is MNSTNFRMPARRLVAASAAGLLAAAPLAVASAGTAHATGDHGRADAVVLRTGLDVSLLNKTVNVPLKVALNEVHAPQTAEKTALDAELSGVNDGEPFSVLSAQVAEAKATVDARKAEGHTTLAHAKVHLPGLPALPLLEVEKVTSTALCEAGKKPVAEANVLGQVVVLGKRVGLTAGGTTEVKVPGVGEVTLDLSERHTTTSTAAATALELKVSVNPLKLGVAEVDGTVTLGGATCEAPAAPAPAPEEEEPAEEPAAEEQADKPADGSRTEQVKTDDGISTQTGKAPATENLAETGGSSMTPYLAGGAVLLLAAGGGAVALTRRKRA
- the cobC gene encoding Rv2231c family pyridoxal phosphate-dependent protein CobC; the encoded protein is MDEPDLRHHGDAEVRGAGLTDLAVNVRAGTPPRWLRERIADSLAGLAAYPDGGRARAAVAERHAVAPERVLLTSGAAEAFVLLARALRVHRPVVVHPQFTEPEAALRDAGHQVGRVLLREADGFRLDAAAVPDDADLVVVGNPTNPTSVLHPARVLAGLARPGRVLVVDEAFMDAVPGEREALAGRCDLPGLVVLRSLTKTWGLAGLRIGYVLADPALITRLASAQPLWPVSTPALTAAEACVSPPALAEAQEAARRVAADRELLVAGLEKRADAGVRVAGPAEAPFVLMAVEGAAAVREELRALGFAVRRGDTFPGLGPRWLRLAVRDAGTTEAFLEALDLALARRG
- a CDS encoding amidohydrolase family protein, with protein sequence MSEDMVLHVKGRILLSAQEVRDELWVVGGRITFTRPPGAREARTVEGWALPGLVDAHCHVGLDRHGPVAAEVAEQQALTDREAGALLLRDAGSPSDTRWMDERDDLPRVVRAGRHIARTRRYIRNYAHEIEPDELVAHVGREARRGDGWVKLVGDWIDRGVGDLTPCWPREAVEAAIAEAHRLGARVTAHCFAEDSLRDLVEAGIDCVEHATGLTEDTIPLFAERGVAIVPTLVNIATFPDLAAGGEAKFPDWSAHMRRLYERRYDTVRAAWDAGIPVFVGTDAGGSLPHGLVAAEVAELVTAGIPPLDALSATAWGAREWLGRPGLSEGAPGDLVVYASDPRADVRVLAAPRRVVIGGKVVA